In Brachionichthys hirsutus isolate HB-005 chromosome 5, CSIRO-AGI_Bhir_v1, whole genome shotgun sequence, a single genomic region encodes these proteins:
- the lmod2a gene encoding leiomodin-2a, protein MSTFGYHKELKKYEEVDEDKLLAALSSEELQELERELADLDDNIPIGLRQKDQTTKTPTGNFDRDALLKYWEDENRKDGGLAPNAGEEGFPDKSREARVKEPPSDGGKSLDSDRKKTSSKGKKAQSVCGRNDSKKEEAEKKDECKKEAPLRNKCPQKRSLSKDSRGECRRTESRDQNLTLTSDRPSGNPTVVDNTLQQILCDDPTVNEVNLNNIEDVSQETLLRFAEALCANTHVHVFSLSNTHADDRVAFAVSKMLRENHFIRDLNIESNFVSGQGILALLAALKYNRTLVELRFHNQRHICGGKVEMEMVQLLRENTTLLKLGYQFDLPGPRMTATSILTRNQDQQRQRRLQQKEQQSPPQMSGQGPRSSAESRPPKEPSQFTKPVENQKRNPPPPPPPQEISETAKQQGGSNSKTQINQRKPKSKKLKNGANEKESTEILKDLRKALTPSLQKRRDEPPKPPPLPQRSSRDDLMAAIRGSSIGSLKRVDLSQA, encoded by the exons ATGAGCACCTTTGGGTACCACAAGGAGCTGAAGAAGTACGAGGAGGTGGACGAAGACAAGCTCCTGGCAGCTCTGTCCtccgaggagctgcaggagctcgAGAGGGAGCTGGCCGACCTGGATGACAACATCCCCATCGGCCTGAGACAGAAGGACCAGACCACAAAAACGCCAACGGGGAACTTCGACAGGGACGCTCTGCTGAAATACTGGGAAGACGAGAACAGAAAGGACGGCGGGCTGGCGCCCAACGCTGGAGAG GAGGGATTCCCAGATAAAAGCAGAGAGGCGCGGGTGAAAGAGCCCCCCAGTGATGGTGGCAAGAGTCTGGACAGCGACAGGAAAAAGACTTCCTCAAAGGGGAAGAAAGCGCAGAGTGTTTGTGGCAGAAACGATTCCAAGAAAGAGGAGGCCGAAAAGAAAGATGAGTGCAAAAAGGAGGCGCCGCTCAGAAATAAATGCCCTCAGAAACGCAGTCTGTCCAAAGACTCGAGAGGTGAATGCAGGAGGACTGAAAGCAGAGACCAAAACCTAACCTTGACCTCGGACAGGCCAAGTGGAAACCCGACAGTCGTTGACAACACCCTGCAGCAGATCCTGTGTGACGATCCGACCGTGAACGAAGTCAACCTCAACAACATCGAAGACGTCTCCCAGGAAACCTTGCTTCGTTTCGCCGAGGCCCTGTGCGCCAACACCCACGTCCACGTCTTCAGCCTCAGCAACACCCACGCCGACGACCGGGTGGCTTTCGCCGTCTCTAAGATGCTCAGAGAAAACCACTTCATCCGAGACCTGAACATAGAGTCCAACTTCGTTTCTGGTCAGGGTATCCTGGCCCTGCTGGCTGCGCTGAAATACAACAGGACACTGGTGGAGCTTCGTTTCCACAACCAGAGGCACATCTGTGGGGGGAAagtggaaatggaaatggtcCAGCTGCTGAGGGAAAACACAACTCTGCTCAAACTCGGTTACCAGTTTGACCTCCCGGGTCCGAGGATGACCGCAACCAGCATCCTCACACGCAACCAGGACCAGCAGCGACAGAGGAGGCTCCAGCAAAAGGAGCAACAGAGCCCGCCACAGATGTCGGGACAGGGCCCCCGTTCATCTGCCGAAAGCAGACCGCCGAAGGAGCCGTCACAGTTTACAAAGCCCGTTgaaaatcagaagagaaatccccctcctcctcctcccccgcaAGAGATCTCCGAAACGGCCAAACAGCAAGGAGGCTCGAACAGCAAGACTCAAATAAACCAAAGGAAGCCCAAGTCAAAGAAGCTCAAGAACGGCGCCAACGAGAAGGAGAGCACCGAAATCCTCAAAGACCTGAGGAAGGCCTTGACGCCTTCGCTGCAGAAGAGACGGGACGAGCCGCcgaagccgccgccgctgccgcagAGGTCGAGCCGGGATGACCTGATGGCTGCGATTCGTGGGAGCAGCATTGGATCCTTGAAAAGG GTGGATTTGTCGCAGGCCTGA
- the wasla gene encoding WASP like actin nucleation promoting factor a translates to MNSHPPPRRSVNVGSILLTPQENECLFGYLGRKCATLCSAVVQVYGTDRSCSWMKRCCGVACLVKDNPQRSYYIRVFDIKDGKTMFEQELYHNFSISSSRSYFMSFAGDTCQIGLNFASEEEARRFRAAVNDLLNRRQRKTGPSLHMATVDIKNPEINVRFHNSHSHQQPHHHLNNMLSHSGLARRDKKTKSKKKRLTKADIGTPSNFQHIGHVGWDPNTGFDLNNLDPELKNLFDMCGISEAQLKDRETSKVIYEFIEKKGGVEAVKNELRRQAPPPPPSRGGPPPPPPHHNSTPPLPPPPPSRVGRGAPPPPPPARAPVSAPPPPPPSRPGTLGAPPPPPTRGGHQHPPPPHHHHHHHHQPPPPPPSSSLHSVAPQAPPPPPPPLLAHQSPSGGGGSVPPPPPPPPPPGPPPTPELDGVGVGGDAPHSPSPGGKSALLEQIRGGTQLKKVEQNHRAPASGVGRDALLDQIRQGIQLKNVPDNPESGSPTPASTAGIVGALMEVMQKRSKAIHSSDEDEDDEDEEDFEDDDEWDD, encoded by the exons ATGAACAGCCACCCGCCGCCCCGCAGGTCCGTCAACGTGGGCTCCATCCTCCTGACCCCGCAGGAGAACGAGTGCCTGTTCGGTTACCTGGGCAGGAAATGTGCC ACGCTGTGCTCGGCGGTGGTCCAGGTTTACGGCACGGaccggagctgcagctggatgaAGAGGTGCTGCGGAGTGGCCTGTCTGGTCAAAGACAACCCGCAGAGGTcttactacatcagagtgtttGACATCAAA gacgGGAAGACCATGTTTGAGCAGGAACTGTACCACAACTTCTCCATCAGCAGCTCCAGATCATACTTCATGTCATTCGCAGGAGAT acatGTCAGATCGGTCTGAACTTCGCCAGCGAAGAAGAGGCGAGAAGATTCCGGGCCGCCGTCAACGATCTACTCAACCGAAGGCAACGCAAAACCG GTCCATCTCTGCACATGGCCACAGTGGACATCAAGAACCCAGAGATCAACGTCCGATTCCACAACTCCCACAGCCACCAGCAGCCTCACCACCACCTCAACAACATGCTGAGCCACAGCGGGCTGGCCCGGAGGGACAAGAAGACGAAATCCAAGAAGAAGAGGCTGACCAAGGCCGACATCGGCACGCCCAGCAACTTCCA GCACATTGGTCACGTGGGCTGGGATCCAAACACAGGTTTTGAT CTGAACAATCTGGACCCTGAACTCAAGAACCTGTTCGACATGTGCGGCATCTCCGAGGCCCAGCTGAAGGACCGCGAGACGTCCAAGGTCATCTACGAATTCATCGAGAAGAAGGGCGGCGTGGAGGCGGTGAAGAacgagctgaggaggcagg caccccctccacctccttctcgTGGCGGCcccccaccgccgccgccgcaccaCAACTCGACTCCACcccttccacctcctcccccttccAGAGTGGGCCGTGgagcccctcctccccctcctcccgccAGAGCCCCcgtctcagctcctcctccaccgcctcccTCCAGACCTGGAACTCTAGGTGCaccgccccctcctcccaccAGGGGAGGCCACcaacaccctcctcctccccatcatcatcatcaccaccaccaccagcctccacctcctcctccttcatcttccTTGCACTCCGTTGCTCcccaagccccgcctcctcctcctccccccctacTGGCCCATCAGTCTCCATCAGGCGGTGGCGGCTCCGtcccgccgcctcctccaccacctccccctCCTGGCCCTCCTCCCACTCCAGAGCTGGATGGCGTTGGCGTCGGCGGAGACGCTCCTCATTCGCCCAGCCCAGGTGGGAAGTCTGCACTGCTGGAGCAGATCAGAGGAGGAACCCAGCTGAAGAAGGTGGAGCAGAACCACAGAGCGCCGGCCTCCGGCGTGGGCCGAGACGCCCTGCTGGACCAGATCCGACAGGGGATCCAGCTAAAGAAC GTTCCAGATAATCCAGAGTCTGGTTCTCCAACGCCGGCCTCGACTGCCGGCATTGTTGGTGCTCTGATGGAGGTGATGCAGAAGAGGAGCAAAGCCATCCATTCCTCAG acgaagacgaggatgacgaggatgaagaggacTTTGAAGATGATGACGAGTGGGACGACTAG